The DNA sequence TTCCCATAAGGGAATAAGTGATTGATACAGTTGATTAATAATGTGAATATCATGCTAAAATTAGACTCTGGTACATACATAACACACAATTACGTTTGTTTTATTaagagcatgctagtcagtgatatccagttacctCAGCTTTCTTTTATTTATTGTTGCTCGAAATGATTTCCAGATTACAGATTTCATGTTGATATATAGttatgttcctataactattTGCCTTACTATTTTTATCTTGATATttatatgttggtactgctgagcaattatATGCTCACCctgcaacctgttatatatatatcgcagatgcctagaagaccgaTCAGACCTTGGAAAAACCATGTCtcagccccttcaggacccgaCTCCTCAaaggtagttagtatcagaccatGTACGGTCCtatgagttgctgaataagtttagtgtgtcagacttttgaataaatggtttgtaataatgaaTAACTTGAATCATTCTTGAACCTGGATCATATCTTAGTTTAGGGTCCTGttagtttaatattaataataatcttgtagtTTATATTGTGGTTTGTTGTGTTTAGtaacgtcaactcctgaccccgggttgaggccgtcacatatatcctctggtttgatcttcagcTGATGGTATCCTaacctcaaatcaatcttggagaatCACTTAGCTCCTTTAAGTTGGTCGAATAGATCATTTCTCCCTGGTAACGGATAtatattcttaatcgtcaacttgttcagctcctGATAATCTATACAGAGTCTCATAATTtcgtccttcttctttacgaacagaactggcgctccccatggcgacgtacttggccttATGACTCTTTTGTCCAAAAGTTATTGCAATTCACTCGCTAACTCCTTCATCTCTGTTGGTTCCATTTTGTATGGTGCCTTCAAAACAGGTTCGGCCCCTAGAGCAAGGTTAATCTCAAACTCAATCTGTCGGTCTAGCGGTACTCCTGGTAGTTCTTCTGGAAACACATTTGGTAACTCTTTCACCAACATATTTTTTTCTTTCCTAGGAACTTCCTTTTTCGTAttcactacataagctaggaatgccTCATAACCCTTCCCGAGTAACTTGTTCTGCTGGTCAGCGGAAAGAAACATTTGTCCTTGTTTTTGACCTTTAAACATCACCTTATTCCTGTTCCTTGTCCTTGAATAAACTCTTTTACTACtatctatctgagcattattcttCCTTAACCAGTCCATCcctaagattatgtcaaact is a window from the Apium graveolens cultivar Ventura chromosome 1, ASM990537v1, whole genome shotgun sequence genome containing:
- the LOC141706442 gene encoding uncharacterized protein LOC141706442 — protein: MARECKSPGPIRSMMSVSMTSSTVPAEVLTLPPPSEPVPQASSRNFNLKMKDVVHNSEVIVGKLSVNNVEAKVLIDLGATRSFISENFAGRLNCDKKNMSEIMNILGEFDIILGMDWLRKNNAQIDSSKRVYSRTRNRNKVMFKGQKQGQMFLSADQQNKLLGKGYEAFLAYVVNTKKEVPRKEKNMLVKELPNVFPEELPGVPLDRQIEFEINLALGAEPVLKAPYKMEPTEMKELASELQ